Proteins co-encoded in one Cinclus cinclus chromosome Z, bCinCin1.1, whole genome shotgun sequence genomic window:
- the LOC134056731 gene encoding granzyme A-like, producing MGAFLPWYTFAAVIFLVIHGGLGVDIIGGNEVKPHSRPFMAQIKGPKRDFCGGALIKENWVLTAAHCEVDNGTVILGAHSFKKSEKQQQSFRIAKCFRYPCYDPITKEDDIMLLQLQRRAKLNEAVKPISLPSSDHDPKPGTICRVAGWGITDSRQKRFPTALMEVNITVFKRQTCNDKKHYNGKPVITKNMICAGAKHGGKDSCDGDSGGPLICNGELRGITSFGKKNKCGAADGPGVYARLTKQSLDWIRKTIGGA from the exons ATGGGTGCTTTCCTTCCTTGGTACACCTTTGCTGCTGTCATTTTCCTGGTAATTCATGGAG GTTTGGGTGTGGATATCATTGGAGGAAATGAAGTAAAACCACACTCAAGACCATTTATGGCCCAAATCAAGGGAccaaaaagagatttttgtggAGGAGCTTTAATCAAGGAAAACTGGGTGTTAACAGCTGCACACTGTGAAGT GGACAACGGCACAGTTATTCTTGGAGcccattcatttaaaaaaagtgaaaaacaacAGCAGAGTTTTCGGATTGCAAAATGTTTCCGTTATCCATGCTACGACCCCATTACGAAGGAAGATGACATTATGCTGCTGCAG CTTCAGAGAAGAGCAAAGCTTAATGAAGCTGTGAAACCAATCTCCCTGCCTTCCTCAGATCATGATCCCAAGCCAGGAACAATTTGCAGAGTAGCAGGATGGGGTATAACTGACAGTCGTCAGAAAAGGTTCCCTACTGCCCTGATGGAAGTCAATATCACTGTCTTCAAGAGGCAAACCTGCAACGATAAAAAACATTATAATGGCAAACCTGTCATTACAAAGAACATGATATGTGCAGGGGCTAAACATGGAGGAAAGGACTCATGTGAT GGGGACTCTGGTGGACCTTTAATATGTAATGGTGAGTTGAGAGGCATCACTTcgtttgggaagaaaaataaatgtggcGCGGCTGATGGTCCTGGTGTCTATGCTCGACTCACAAAGCAAAGCCTTGACTGGATAAGGAAAACCATAGGGGGGGCCTAA